Proteins encoded within one genomic window of Chlorobaculum sp. MV4-Y:
- a CDS encoding slipin family protein produces the protein MLSMNILVLLVLAVAFFVSAVKIMPEYERAVIFRLGRIIGAKGPGLIILIPYIDRMVRVDLRTVTLDVPPQDIITRDNVSVKVSAVVYFRVLDPIKAIIDVADFHFATSQLAQTTLRSVCGQGEMDNLLAERDEINERIQSILDKDTAPWGVKVGKVEVKEIDLPEEMRRAMAKQAEAERERRSKVINAEGEYQAAQRLADAAEIITQNPAALQLRYLQTLRDIATENNSTTIFPVPVDLIKMFFEKKS, from the coding sequence ATGCTTTCGATGAATATCCTGGTTTTACTGGTGCTTGCGGTGGCGTTTTTCGTCTCCGCAGTCAAGATTATGCCTGAATACGAGCGGGCGGTCATTTTCCGGCTTGGCCGGATCATCGGGGCCAAGGGGCCGGGCCTCATCATTCTGATTCCTTACATTGACCGGATGGTGCGGGTCGATCTGCGCACCGTGACGCTCGATGTGCCTCCGCAGGACATTATCACCCGCGACAACGTCTCGGTCAAGGTGAGCGCCGTGGTCTATTTCCGGGTGCTCGACCCGATCAAGGCGATCATCGATGTGGCCGATTTCCACTTCGCCACCTCGCAGCTTGCCCAGACGACCCTGCGCAGCGTTTGCGGTCAGGGCGAGATGGATAATCTGCTTGCTGAGCGTGACGAGATCAATGAACGCATCCAGTCCATTCTCGACAAGGATACCGCGCCTTGGGGTGTGAAGGTCGGCAAGGTCGAGGTGAAGGAGATCGATCTTCCCGAGGAGATGCGCCGGGCCATGGCCAAGCAGGCCGAGGCCGAACGGGAGCGCCGCTCGAAGGTCATCAACGCCGAGGGTGAGTACCAGGCGGCGCAACGCCTGGCTGATGCGGCGGAAATCATCACGCAAAATCCGGCAGCCTTGCAGTTGCGTTACCTCCAGACATTGCGTGATATCGCAACCGAAAACAACTCGACCACGATTTTCCCGGTACCGGTGGACCTCATCAAGATGTTTTTCGAAAAGAAATCCTGA
- the meaB gene encoding methylmalonyl Co-A mutase-associated GTPase MeaB — protein MSGRQRHEPTVEEFVEGIRNGDRHLLSRAITLVESSRPEHERLAHEILDRCLGGGRSSIRIGITGAPGAGKSTFIEALGLDLVRQGKRVTVLAIDPSSSRSKGSILGDKSRMEQLAAHPEAFIRPSASSGFLGGTSPRTHETILLCEAAGYDVVIVETVGVGQSEIVVNSMVDFILLLMLPGSGDELQGIKRGIMEIADLVAVNKADSGRQTIAENSKADFESALRLLPEKHSGWKRKVLLTSALEGSGVSEVWKTVEAFAAAMQQSGEWSEQRREQLRHLLHAIAEERLKREFYRAPQVKTAKGEVEQQVLAGSLSPFTGATELLRAFRRSVGSDGSF, from the coding sequence ATGAGCGGCAGACAGCGACATGAACCGACAGTCGAGGAGTTCGTCGAGGGCATCAGGAACGGCGACCGCCACCTTCTGAGCCGCGCCATCACGCTGGTCGAGTCGAGCCGCCCGGAGCACGAGCGGCTGGCGCACGAGATTCTCGACCGCTGCCTCGGAGGTGGACGCAGCTCGATCCGCATCGGCATCACCGGAGCGCCGGGTGCGGGCAAGAGCACCTTCATCGAAGCGCTCGGCCTTGACCTCGTCCGACAGGGCAAGCGGGTCACGGTGCTCGCCATCGACCCCAGCAGCTCGCGCTCGAAGGGCAGCATCCTTGGCGACAAATCGCGCATGGAGCAGCTCGCCGCCCACCCGGAAGCCTTCATCCGCCCCTCGGCCTCCTCGGGCTTTCTCGGCGGCACCTCGCCCCGCACGCACGAAACGATTTTGCTCTGCGAAGCCGCCGGATACGACGTGGTTATCGTCGAAACGGTTGGCGTCGGTCAGTCGGAAATCGTGGTCAATTCGATGGTCGACTTCATCCTGCTGCTCATGCTCCCCGGCTCCGGCGACGAACTGCAAGGCATCAAGCGCGGCATCATGGAGATCGCCGACCTCGTGGCCGTCAACAAGGCGGACTCCGGACGGCAGACAATCGCCGAAAACTCTAAAGCCGATTTCGAGTCGGCGCTCCGGCTCCTGCCGGAGAAGCATTCGGGATGGAAACGGAAGGTGCTGCTGACCTCCGCCCTCGAAGGCTCAGGCGTCAGCGAAGTGTGGAAAACTGTCGAAGCGTTTGCCGCAGCCATGCAACAAAGCGGCGAGTGGAGCGAACAGCGCCGGGAGCAGCTGCGCCACCTGCTCCACGCCATCGCCGAAGAGCGCCTGAAACGCGAGTTCTACCGCGCCCCACAAGTCAAAACAGCAAAAGGAGAGGTCGAGCAGCAAGTGCTCGCCGGAAGCCTCAGCCCATTCACCGGAGCCACGGAGCTGCTGAGGGCTTTCCGCAGATCGGTCGGATCAGATGGATCATTCTGA
- a CDS encoding transposase translates to MKTRHYSTEQIISTLKEADSGIPVKDLYRQHGLSDATIDNWKSKYGSMTVSEAKRNAVRHLHEHFGRRFRKLCMLIGLSRTSWHDKPKPDTHEPLRQRLRELADERKRRKFDNAPAFIGKALDAWAHRHGVKLVFNRPGKPVNNTSIREIIGQWQEDDNSIRLHSSSGRLTPEELMVQQTDFYQKEVVL, encoded by the coding sequence ATGAAAACCAGGCATTACAGTACAGAACAGATCATCAGCACCTTAAAGGAAGCCGATTCCGGCATACCGGTCAAGGATCTTTATCGTCAACACGGCCTCAGCGATGCGACGATTGACAACTGGAAATCGAAGTACGGCAGCATGACGGTCAGTGAAGCCAAGCGCAACGCTGTCAGGCACTTGCATGAACACTTCGGGCGGCGTTTTAGAAAGCTCTGTATGCTGATTGGGCTGAGCCGTACAAGTTGGCATGACAAACCCAAACCGGATACCCATGAACCGCTTCGCCAGCGATTACGGGAGTTGGCCGATGAGCGGAAGCGTCGAAAATTCGATAACGCCCCTGCATTCATCGGGAAAGCTCTTGATGCATGGGCGCATCGTCATGGAGTTAAACTGGTGTTCAATCGTCCGGGCAAACCGGTCAACAACACCTCTATTCGAGAGATCATCGGGCAATGGCAGGAGGATGACAATTCGATCCGCCTGCACAGCTCTTCAGGAAGGCTGACACCGGAAGAATTGATGGTTCAGCAAACGGATTTTTACCAAAAAGAAGTGGTCTTATAG
- a CDS encoding universal stress protein, giving the protein MITIKSILCPMDFSDASKSAYRYACEFAKSMGSKVILLNVIEPRPIAAEMSLTYIPLEEDLAAAAKEDFVPLVEEAKSMGIDVSADVIVGMPAEVILQQIVDFDVSLVIMGSHGKTGLSRLLMGSVAEAVIRKAVVPVLIVKANEKEFISER; this is encoded by the coding sequence ATGATTACCATCAAGTCGATTCTCTGCCCGATGGATTTTTCCGACGCATCGAAGAGTGCGTACCGGTATGCTTGTGAGTTTGCCAAATCGATGGGATCAAAGGTGATACTGCTCAACGTGATCGAGCCCCGGCCGATAGCCGCGGAGATGAGCCTGACCTATATCCCGCTGGAAGAGGATCTTGCTGCCGCCGCAAAGGAAGATTTCGTTCCGCTGGTCGAAGAGGCCAAATCGATGGGGATCGATGTGAGCGCCGATGTCATCGTCGGTATGCCAGCCGAGGTGATACTCCAGCAAATTGTCGATTTCGATGTGAGTCTTGTTATCATGGGTTCGCACGGCAAGACGGGCCTTAGCCGCCTCTTGATGGGCAGCGTTGCCGAAGCGGTGATACGAAAAGCTGTCGTTCCCGTGCTTATTGTCAAGGCGAATGAAAAGGAGTTTATCAGCGAAAGGTAG
- a CDS encoding NfeD family protein, which yields MMTRFLKFSVMPLLAVMMFVAITPVRGESVQIRSMSLKGSVNPGSAAYFLRVLDEVNRENGTLLLVELDTPGGLVASLRQMVQGVMASRVPVVVYVAPSGAQAASAGALLLLSSHVAVMAPGTETGAAHPVDISGGGEKESVMGKKIENDLAAFARSLAQKRGRSPEWAERAVRESIASTASEALAAGVIDTVAANRKELLAFLDGRRVQTTADEVTIHTENVPVKEAAPTFGEEVMMTIANPNIAYFLLLLGLVGLWFELSTPGAIIPGVAGAIALVLGAWAMQLLSVNVTGLLLILLAILFFGLEIFVVSSGALAIAGLVALFIGSVMVFNQPEIGLVINWWVFLPLFLSFSATVLLLVFVVLRSTRKKVLSGMEGLVGETGTVERAIGEGKDGKVFVHGELWDASASGPVSAGARVEVTRVEGMKLNVKQINREG from the coding sequence ATGATGACCAGGTTCCTGAAATTCAGTGTCATGCCGCTGCTGGCCGTGATGATGTTCGTGGCGATCACTCCTGTCCGAGGTGAATCGGTGCAAATCCGGAGCATGTCGCTGAAGGGGAGTGTCAATCCCGGTAGCGCAGCATACTTTCTTCGTGTGCTCGACGAGGTGAACCGGGAGAACGGCACCTTGCTGCTGGTTGAACTCGATACGCCAGGTGGGCTTGTCGCTTCGCTTCGCCAGATGGTTCAGGGGGTGATGGCTTCACGGGTGCCCGTGGTGGTCTATGTCGCGCCGTCCGGGGCGCAGGCGGCTTCGGCGGGGGCGCTGCTTTTGCTTTCATCGCATGTGGCGGTGATGGCTCCGGGCACCGAAACCGGTGCGGCGCATCCGGTCGATATAAGCGGCGGCGGCGAGAAGGAAAGTGTGATGGGCAAGAAAATCGAGAACGACCTCGCAGCCTTTGCCCGCAGTCTTGCGCAAAAGCGTGGCCGCAGTCCCGAATGGGCTGAGCGGGCCGTGCGGGAGAGCATCGCATCGACGGCATCGGAAGCGCTCGCGGCGGGCGTGATCGATACCGTGGCGGCAAACCGTAAGGAGCTGCTCGCCTTTCTCGACGGACGCAGGGTGCAGACGACGGCCGACGAAGTGACGATTCACACCGAAAATGTGCCGGTCAAAGAGGCCGCGCCCACCTTCGGCGAAGAGGTGATGATGACCATCGCCAATCCCAATATCGCTTATTTCCTTCTGCTGCTTGGTCTTGTCGGACTCTGGTTCGAACTCTCGACCCCCGGCGCGATCATCCCCGGCGTGGCCGGAGCGATTGCTCTCGTGCTCGGCGCGTGGGCCATGCAGCTTCTGTCGGTCAACGTCACCGGCCTCCTGCTTATTCTGCTTGCCATCCTTTTTTTCGGACTTGAAATCTTCGTCGTCAGCAGCGGAGCGCTCGCTATCGCCGGTCTGGTCGCGCTTTTCATCGGTTCGGTCATGGTGTTCAATCAACCGGAGATCGGGCTGGTGATAAACTGGTGGGTTTTTCTGCCTCTTTTTCTTTCATTTTCGGCGACAGTCCTGTTACTTGTCTTTGTGGTGCTTCGCTCAACGCGGAAGAAGGTGCTCTCCGGCATGGAGGGGCTTGTTGGTGAAACAGGTACTGTTGAACGTGCTATCGGAGAGGGCAAGGACGGCAAGGTGTTCGTGCATGGCGAGTTGTGGGATGCTTCGGCATCCGGCCCGGTTTCTGCCGGAGCGCGGGTCGAGGTGACGCGGGTCGAGGGGATGAAACTCAACGTGAAACAAATCAACAGGGAGGGGTGA
- a CDS encoding radical SAM/SPASM domain-containing protein — protein sequence MTTREELLGKLAQAGTLILIFQLTDQCVLSCRYCFAKGSHPAGSLCIPDDLLEAAIRSAFDTRHSEVSFEWTGGEPFLAGIDFYRKVDRLQKRYATKPYANTIQTSGYVHDRELIAWLAGHGFHISSTIDGPPELHDSQRPANGGGPSLATVLATRETIIEHQGHCGCICTVTRNSLGKEGAILDFYRSLGIEAFHSNAYHYFSKNLVGDESLALDANRYAAYFIAQFNAWFEGGRKLPMPGTLNYILRSLAAGAGLKQSVCTFGGRCLTNFLAITPDGEAWLCPKFAGFDEMRLGNVGKMAITDILSDANPAMARLIDERLEAMHTCEADECRFQYLCNAGCPYYSFIASGGRNIAAKDSLCAGKQLLFEYLESVVELIDPVQLPEPRPPEHA from the coding sequence ATGACGACCAGAGAGGAGCTCCTCGGCAAACTCGCTCAGGCGGGTACGCTGATCCTGATTTTTCAGCTGACCGATCAGTGCGTGCTCTCGTGCCGGTATTGCTTTGCGAAAGGCTCCCATCCAGCCGGGAGCCTTTGCATTCCGGACGACCTGCTCGAAGCGGCCATCCGGAGCGCGTTCGATACGCGCCACAGCGAGGTCTCCTTTGAGTGGACGGGAGGAGAGCCGTTTTTGGCAGGCATCGATTTTTATCGCAAGGTCGATCGCCTCCAAAAGAGGTACGCCACCAAGCCCTACGCGAATACCATCCAGACGAGCGGCTACGTGCATGACCGGGAGTTGATCGCCTGGCTTGCTGGGCACGGTTTTCACATCTCCTCGACTATCGATGGCCCGCCGGAACTGCACGATTCCCAGCGCCCAGCGAACGGCGGTGGCCCGTCGCTTGCTACAGTGCTCGCAACGCGCGAAACGATCATCGAGCATCAGGGGCACTGTGGCTGCATCTGCACGGTCACGCGGAACAGCCTCGGCAAGGAGGGGGCGATTCTTGATTTCTACCGTTCGCTCGGCATTGAGGCCTTTCACAGCAATGCGTATCACTATTTTTCCAAAAATCTTGTTGGCGACGAAAGCCTCGCGCTCGATGCCAACAGGTACGCTGCGTATTTCATCGCCCAGTTCAACGCCTGGTTCGAGGGCGGGCGCAAGCTCCCGATGCCCGGCACGCTCAACTACATTCTGCGCTCGCTGGCTGCAGGAGCCGGCTTGAAGCAGTCGGTTTGCACCTTCGGTGGGCGCTGCCTGACCAATTTTCTCGCCATCACGCCCGATGGTGAGGCGTGGCTTTGTCCCAAGTTCGCGGGTTTCGACGAGATGCGCCTCGGCAACGTTGGCAAGATGGCTATCACCGACATCCTTTCCGACGCAAATCCCGCCATGGCGCGCCTCATCGACGAGCGTCTTGAGGCGATGCACACCTGCGAAGCGGATGAGTGCCGCTTCCAGTACCTCTGCAACGCGGGGTGCCCCTACTACTCCTTCATCGCCAGCGGAGGCCGGAACATCGCCGCGAAGGATTCCCTTTGCGCAGGCAAGCAGTTGCTTTTCGAATATCTCGAATCGGTGGTCGAACTGATTGATCCCGTCCAGCTTCCCGAACCTCGCCCCCCCGAACATGCGTAA